A single genomic interval of Lacrimispora sphenoides JCM 1415 harbors:
- the hisS gene encoding histidine--tRNA ligase codes for MALKKKPVTGMKDILPAEMQVREYVMNQIRETYGGFGFHSIETPCVEHIENLTSKQGGDNEKLIFKIMKRGEKLNLETAQAENDLVDSGLRYDLTVPLSRYYSNNAASLAAPFKSLQMGSVWRADRPQKGRFRQFVQCDIDILGDSTRLAEIELILATTTLLGKIGFKGYTVRINDRNILKGMAAFCGFPEESYDQVFIILDKMDKIGMDGVARELAEVGYDEEKIKKYLSLFESATTDAAGVRSLGSVLKDAMDQEQAENLAAIIDSVSQITTSQFHIVFDPTLVRGMSYYTGTIFEIQVDGFPGSVGGGGRYDKMIGKFTGMDTPACGFSIGFERIITILMDEGFTVPGKEDKVAFLIEKGVSDDVMNGAIKEAMEERAKGVTVLVSQMNKNKKFQKEGLEKEGYTLFKEFYKDALK; via the coding sequence ATGGCATTGAAAAAGAAACCGGTTACCGGAATGAAGGATATTCTTCCCGCCGAAATGCAGGTACGGGAATATGTGATGAACCAGATACGTGAAACCTATGGCGGCTTCGGCTTTCATTCCATCGAGACTCCCTGTGTGGAGCACATCGAGAACCTGACCAGCAAACAGGGCGGAGATAATGAAAAGCTGATTTTCAAGATCATGAAGCGGGGAGAAAAGTTAAATCTGGAGACAGCACAGGCTGAAAATGATCTGGTTGACAGCGGCCTCCGGTATGACCTGACCGTTCCCTTATCCAGATATTATTCTAATAATGCGGCATCCCTGGCCGCTCCCTTTAAATCCCTTCAGATGGGAAGCGTGTGGAGGGCGGACCGTCCACAAAAAGGGCGCTTCAGACAGTTTGTCCAGTGTGACATCGACATATTGGGGGATTCCACCAGGCTTGCAGAGATCGAGCTGATCCTGGCTACCACCACATTGCTTGGAAAGATTGGTTTTAAGGGGTATACCGTAAGGATCAATGACCGGAATATCTTAAAAGGAATGGCAGCTTTCTGCGGCTTTCCGGAAGAATCTTACGACCAGGTGTTCATCATTCTGGATAAGATGGACAAGATTGGTATGGATGGTGTGGCAAGGGAACTGGCAGAAGTAGGTTATGATGAGGAAAAAATTAAAAAATATCTTTCCCTTTTTGAGTCAGCGACAACCGATGCTGCCGGAGTGCGCAGCCTGGGCAGCGTCTTAAAGGATGCGATGGATCAGGAACAGGCGGAAAACCTGGCGGCTATCATTGACAGTGTGAGCCAGATTACCACCAGCCAGTTTCACATCGTATTTGACCCTACCCTCGTGAGAGGAATGTCTTATTACACCGGAACCATTTTTGAGATCCAGGTTGACGGATTCCCTGGTTCTGTAGGCGGCGGCGGCCGATATGATAAGATGATCGGAAAATTCACCGGCATGGATACGCCTGCCTGTGGTTTTTCCATTGGATTTGAACGGATCATCACCATCCTGATGGATGAGGGCTTCACGGTCCCCGGAAAGGAAGACAAGGTGGCCTTTCTGATCGAAAAGGGTGTAAGTGATGATGTGATGAATGGAGCCATCAAAGAGGCGATGGAAGAACGGGCCAAGGGTGTGACCGTTCTGGTTTCCCAGATGAATAAAAACAAAAAGTTCCAGAAAGAAGGCCTTGAGAAGGAAGGCTATACACTGTTTAAGGAATTCTATAAGGATGCACTTAAGTAA
- the add gene encoding adenosine deaminase: MKRLETDLHLHLDGSLSIETVKLLAAQVGYDFEGLGGRKSLVAGENCESLVDYLKCFDLPGMLLQTEEALELASHHLTKELASQGLILSEIRFAPQLHTGKGLTKEKALEAVIRGVRKGTEKSHMHAGILLCAMVNGPDRENEETFELAQAYLGKGVVGVDLAGPEGMIPMEHFEPLFKEAGRRDIPFTIHAGECGDYENITKAVHYGAKRIGHGCAAIKSEACMDLLKKEKITLEMCVISNLQTKAVPSIEEHPLKAFYDRGIRVTYNTDNMTVSDTTLEKEAELIKKYMGFTEADLRQMNRYALEGAFLENRQKEKIFAFFDNNNYNE, translated from the coding sequence ATGAAACGATTGGAAACTGACCTTCATCTCCATTTGGATGGATCTTTATCCATTGAGACTGTAAAGCTGCTTGCGGCGCAGGTCGGATATGACTTTGAAGGGTTAGGCGGAAGGAAAAGCCTTGTTGCAGGGGAAAACTGTGAAAGCTTAGTGGATTATTTAAAGTGCTTTGATCTGCCGGGGATGCTGCTTCAGACAGAAGAAGCTCTGGAACTGGCTTCCCATCATTTGACAAAAGAGCTGGCTTCCCAGGGACTGATTCTCAGTGAAATCCGTTTTGCTCCACAGCTCCATACGGGAAAGGGACTGACAAAGGAAAAAGCTTTAGAAGCGGTCATAAGAGGAGTGAGGAAGGGCACAGAAAAGTCCCATATGCATGCAGGGATCCTTCTTTGTGCAATGGTAAACGGGCCCGACCGGGAAAATGAGGAAACCTTTGAACTGGCCCAGGCCTATCTTGGGAAGGGTGTAGTGGGAGTGGATCTTGCAGGGCCGGAGGGTATGATCCCCATGGAGCACTTTGAGCCTCTTTTTAAGGAGGCCGGCAGGAGAGACATTCCGTTTACCATACATGCGGGAGAGTGCGGTGATTATGAAAATATCACAAAAGCGGTCCATTACGGAGCAAAGAGAATCGGACATGGATGTGCCGCAATCAAGTCAGAGGCATGTATGGACCTCTTAAAAAAGGAAAAGATTACCTTAGAGATGTGTGTGATCAGCAACCTTCAGACAAAAGCCGTTCCTTCCATAGAGGAGCATCCGTTAAAGGCCTTTTATGACCGGGGAATCAGGGTTACCTACAATACGGATAACATGACTGTTTCAGATACCACACTGGAAAAGGAAGCAGAGCTCATTAAGAAATATATGGGATTTACGGAAGCGGATCTAAGACAGATGAACCGGTATGCGCTGGAAGGAGCTTTCCTTGAAAATAGACAGAAAGAAAAAATATTTGCATTTTTCGACAATAATAATTATAATGAATGA
- the aspS gene encoding aspartate--tRNA ligase has protein sequence MAESMLGLKRTHRCTEVTTANVGSEITVMGWVQKSRNKGGIIFVDLRDRTGILQIIFEESDCGAESFAKAEKLRSEFVIAVTGEVETRAGGVNENLATGAIEVRAKSLRILSESETPPFPIEENSKTKEELRLKYRFLDLRRPDIQKNIKVRSQVATLTRAFLAEEGFLEIETPTLIKSTPEGARDYLVPSRVHPGSFYALPQSPQLFKQLLMCSGYDRYFQLARCYRDEDLRADRQPEFTQIDMELSFVDVEDVLEVNERLLKKLFKEITGFEIQLPITRMTWKEAMDRFGSDKPDMRFGMELKNVSDVVKDTEFAVFKGALENGGSVRGINAEGQGAMPRKKIDALVEYAKGFGAKGLAYLAVNEDGTYKCSFAKFMSEEELHTLADAMGAKPGDLLLFAADRDKVVFDVLGNLRLELARQLELLKKDDYKFLWVTEFPLLEYSEEQGRFTAMHHPFTMPMDEDWALIDSNPGAVRAKAYDIVLNGTELGGGSVRIHQSDIQSKMFEVLGFTKEQAEDQFGFLLEAFKYGVPPHAGLAYGLDRVVMLMVGADSIRDVIAFPKVKDASCLMTEAPSMVDPKQLVELGIEISEENE, from the coding sequence ATGGCAGAATCAATGTTAGGCTTAAAAAGAACACATAGATGCACAGAGGTTACAACAGCCAATGTGGGCAGTGAAATAACAGTTATGGGCTGGGTCCAGAAAAGCAGAAATAAGGGAGGAATCATTTTTGTTGATTTAAGAGACCGTACCGGAATTCTGCAGATCATTTTTGAAGAAAGTGATTGCGGAGCTGAAAGCTTTGCAAAGGCTGAAAAATTAAGAAGTGAATTTGTTATCGCAGTGACCGGCGAAGTGGAAACAAGGGCAGGAGGAGTGAATGAGAACCTGGCCACAGGAGCCATTGAAGTACGGGCAAAAAGCTTAAGGATATTATCCGAATCTGAAACACCTCCATTCCCCATCGAAGAGAACAGCAAGACAAAGGAAGAACTGAGATTAAAATACCGTTTCCTTGATCTTAGAAGACCTGATATCCAGAAGAACATCAAAGTGAGAAGCCAGGTTGCCACCTTAACAAGAGCATTTTTGGCAGAAGAGGGCTTTTTAGAGATCGAAACGCCGACACTTATTAAGAGCACTCCGGAAGGCGCCCGGGACTATTTGGTTCCAAGCCGTGTCCACCCTGGCTCTTTCTACGCACTTCCCCAGTCTCCCCAGCTTTTTAAGCAGCTGCTGATGTGTTCCGGTTATGACCGTTATTTCCAGCTGGCAAGATGCTATCGTGACGAGGACCTCCGTGCAGACAGACAGCCGGAATTTACCCAGATCGATATGGAGCTTTCCTTTGTGGATGTGGAGGACGTGCTGGAAGTCAATGAAAGGCTGTTAAAGAAATTATTTAAGGAAATCACTGGGTTTGAAATCCAGCTTCCAATTACCAGAATGACATGGAAAGAAGCTATGGACCGCTTTGGTTCAGACAAGCCGGATATGCGTTTTGGAATGGAACTTAAAAATGTTTCCGATGTAGTAAAGGATACGGAATTTGCAGTGTTCAAGGGTGCGCTTGAAAACGGCGGTTCTGTCCGCGGTATCAATGCCGAAGGACAGGGAGCGATGCCTCGTAAAAAAATTGACGCCCTGGTGGAATATGCAAAAGGCTTTGGCGCCAAGGGTCTGGCTTATCTTGCTGTGAATGAAGACGGAACCTATAAATGTTCCTTTGCAAAATTCATGTCAGAGGAAGAGCTTCACACTCTGGCAGATGCAATGGGAGCAAAGCCCGGAGACCTGCTTTTATTTGCGGCAGACCGGGATAAAGTGGTATTTGACGTATTAGGCAACTTGAGACTGGAGCTGGCTAGACAGCTTGAGCTTCTGAAGAAGGATGACTATAAATTCTTATGGGTAACGGAATTCCCGCTGCTTGAGTATTCCGAAGAACAGGGCCGCTTTACTGCAATGCATCACCCATTTACCATGCCTATGGATGAAGACTGGGCGCTTATTGACAGCAATCCTGGCGCTGTCCGTGCAAAGGCTTATGATATCGTGTTAAATGGTACGGAGCTTGGCGGAGGTTCTGTCCGTATCCACCAGAGCGATATCCAGTCCAAGATGTTTGAAGTGCTGGGCTTTACAAAGGAACAGGCTGAGGATCAGTTCGGCTTCCTTTTGGAAGCATTTAAATATGGTGTTCCGCCTCACGCAGGACTTGCTTACGGTCTGGACCGGGTTGTTATGCTGATGGTAGGCGCAGACAGCATCCGTGATGTAATCGCATTCCCTAAGGTAAAAGATGCGTCCTGTCTGATGACCGAGGCACCTTCAATGGTAGATCCGAAGCAGCTTGTAGAGCTGGGAATAGAAATCAGTGAAGAAAATGAATAA
- a CDS encoding RelA/SpoT family protein produces the protein MEKNNLAALEKERPEKRKVDVDLEAPADFTSPDVLYEELVRSIRRYHPSDDITMIEKAYHIADNAHKDQRRKSGEPYIIHPLCVAIILADLEMDKETIAAGILHDVVEDTIMSLDELKAEFGEEVALLVDGVTKLTQISWSMDKMEIQAENLRKMFLAMAKDIRVIIIKLADRLHNMRTLQYMKPEKQKEKAKETMEIYAPIAHRLGISKIKIELDDLSLRYLQPEIYYELAEKISLKKDARETFVKSIVDEVQEHLRTGGIEARVDGRVKHFFSIYKKMVNQNKTLDQIYDLFAVRIIVDSVKDCYAALGVIHEMYKPIPGRFKDYIAMPKPNMYQSLHTTLIGNNGQPFEIQIRTYDMHRTAEYGIAAHWKYKESGSGQVAAGKEEEKLSWLRQILEWQKDMSDNKEFLNMVKGDLDLFSDSVYCFTPSGDVKNLPAGSTPIDFAYSIHSAVGNKMVGSRVNGKLVNIDYVIENGDQVEIITSQNSRGPSRDWLNIVKSTQAKNKINQWFKTELKEDNILRGKEMVDRYCKTKGIIYSEISKPEYQEKVMKRYAFRDWESVLASIGHGGLKEGQVINKMVDERNKKLKKDVTDNSILNDIEDMSNRLPVKRRSGSGIVVKGIHDLAVRFSKCCSPVPGDEIVGFVTRGRGISIHRTDCVNVLNLPEDERNRLIDAEWQESEGDDTKERYSSEIKIFANNRIGMFVDISKVFTERQIDITSMNSRTNKQGKATITMTFDIHGVEELGKLVDKLRQIEGVIDIERTAG, from the coding sequence ATGGAAAAGAATAATTTGGCGGCTTTGGAAAAGGAACGTCCGGAAAAGCGGAAGGTGGATGTGGATCTGGAAGCTCCGGCTGATTTTACCAGCCCGGACGTACTTTATGAAGAACTGGTCCGCAGTATAAGGAGATATCACCCTTCCGATGATATCACCATGATAGAAAAGGCATATCATATTGCGGATAATGCGCATAAGGACCAAAGGCGAAAATCGGGTGAACCGTATATCATTCACCCTCTTTGTGTTGCCATTATTCTGGCTGATTTAGAGATGGATAAAGAGACCATTGCCGCCGGGATCCTTCATGATGTGGTCGAGGACACGATCATGTCCTTAGATGAGCTGAAGGCGGAATTCGGGGAAGAGGTGGCCCTTTTAGTGGACGGCGTCACCAAACTGACCCAGATATCCTGGTCCATGGATAAGATGGAGATTCAGGCTGAGAACTTAAGGAAGATGTTTTTAGCCATGGCAAAGGATATCCGCGTCATTATCATCAAATTGGCGGACCGCCTCCACAACATGCGGACGCTGCAGTACATGAAACCGGAAAAACAAAAGGAAAAGGCAAAGGAGACCATGGAAATCTATGCTCCCATTGCCCACCGCCTTGGTATTTCCAAGATAAAGATCGAGCTTGATGATCTGTCCTTAAGATATCTGCAGCCGGAAATATATTATGAGCTGGCAGAGAAAATATCTTTAAAAAAGGATGCCAGGGAAACTTTTGTAAAGAGCATTGTAGATGAAGTACAGGAACATTTACGGACCGGCGGGATCGAAGCCAGAGTAGATGGCCGCGTGAAGCATTTTTTCAGCATCTATAAAAAGATGGTGAACCAGAACAAGACTCTGGACCAGATTTATGATCTGTTTGCGGTTCGTATTATCGTTGACAGCGTAAAGGACTGCTATGCCGCACTTGGGGTGATCCATGAGATGTATAAGCCCATTCCCGGCCGTTTCAAAGATTATATTGCGATGCCGAAACCCAACATGTACCAGTCTCTTCATACCACTCTGATCGGAAACAATGGGCAGCCCTTTGAGATCCAGATCCGTACTTATGATATGCACCGTACCGCAGAATACGGTATTGCCGCCCATTGGAAGTATAAAGAGAGCGGAAGCGGACAGGTGGCAGCAGGCAAAGAGGAAGAGAAGTTAAGCTGGCTGCGTCAGATCCTGGAATGGCAGAAGGACATGTCCGATAACAAGGAATTCTTAAACATGGTAAAGGGAGATCTGGATTTATTCTCCGACAGTGTTTACTGCTTCACCCCTTCCGGAGATGTGAAGAATCTTCCCGCCGGCTCTACGCCCATTGATTTTGCATACTCCATACACAGTGCGGTAGGCAATAAGATGGTGGGATCCAGAGTCAATGGAAAACTGGTGAACATTGATTACGTGATTGAGAACGGCGACCAGGTGGAGATCATCACTTCCCAGAACAGCAGGGGCCCCAGCCGGGACTGGCTGAATATAGTGAAAAGCACCCAGGCTAAGAACAAGATCAACCAATGGTTCAAAACAGAGCTGAAGGAAGATAACATCCTTCGCGGCAAGGAAATGGTGGATCGCTACTGTAAGACAAAGGGAATCATTTATTCTGAGATCAGCAAGCCGGAATACCAGGAAAAGGTCATGAAGCGTTATGCGTTCCGTGACTGGGAATCCGTTCTTGCATCCATCGGACACGGAGGCCTGAAAGAAGGCCAGGTCATCAATAAGATGGTGGATGAACGGAATAAGAAACTTAAGAAAGATGTTACGGACAACAGCATTTTAAATGACATAGAGGATATGAGCAACAGGCTGCCAGTCAAGAGACGCTCGGGCAGCGGAATCGTGGTTAAGGGAATCCACGACCTTGCAGTCCGTTTTTCCAAGTGCTGCAGCCCGGTTCCGGGAGATGAGATCGTAGGCTTTGTAACTCGCGGACGGGGGATTTCTATCCACAGGACAGACTGCGTCAACGTCTTAAACCTGCCTGAGGACGAGCGGAATCGTCTGATTGATGCGGAATGGCAGGAATCGGAGGGTGATGACACCAAGGAACGGTATTCCTCGGAGATCAAGATATTTGCCAATAACCGGATCGGCATGTTTGTCGATATATCCAAGGTATTTACAGAGAGGCAGATCGACATCACCTCCATGAACTCCAGAACCAACAAGCAGGGCAAGGCGACCATTACCATGACCTTTGATATTCATGGCGTGGAAGAACTTGGCAAGCTGGTTGACAAGCTGAGACAAATCGAAGGAGTCATAGACATTGAGAGGACTGCGGGATAA
- the nagZ gene encoding beta-N-acetylhexosaminidase has product MGEMTLKQKIGQMIVAGFPTGELSEDMIRLVREYKVGNVILFSHNIESRNQLKGLCESIQRLVKEETGEYAFITIDQEGGVVRRLPEGSVSIPGEMALAQTGDKENAYEAALLTGQELRELGINFNLAPVLDINNNPDNPVIGVRSFGPDKAVVTEFGCAMVKGYLDSGIMCSVKHFPGHGDTAVDSHLSLPSIRKSYEELEQEELIPFIEAFRRGATAVTLAHILFPKIEKENLPVTMSETMIREILRNRLGFEGLVISDCLEMNAIKEYFSTASGAKKAIMAGVDLVFISHTAGLAAEAAREIERAVETGEIPLSRIDDAVDRILAYKKRYAAPNAVVGKKSLKEPGEFVKSLFRDSIRFTNRERGYGHLIGENPVFLSCFAYRSTLASSRVMEDLLFAVYMQERFGGDAYSFSIDPDSREINEILDKVNGKGYTNLVLGTYNGHLNRGQSFLAKELEKLKIPMAMAAFRNPYDLDEVGDEVDKIAAYEYSRQSFEVVVLLFKQ; this is encoded by the coding sequence ATGGGGGAAATGACATTAAAACAAAAGATCGGACAAATGATCGTGGCCGGTTTTCCCACCGGAGAGTTAAGTGAAGACATGATACGGCTGGTAAGAGAGTATAAGGTTGGGAACGTTATCTTGTTTTCCCATAACATAGAAAGCAGGAACCAGCTGAAGGGACTTTGTGAGTCCATTCAAAGGCTGGTAAAGGAAGAAACCGGAGAATATGCCTTTATCACCATCGACCAGGAGGGTGGAGTTGTAAGAAGACTTCCCGAAGGATCGGTCAGCATACCGGGAGAAATGGCTCTTGCACAGACCGGAGATAAGGAAAATGCATATGAGGCGGCTCTTCTTACGGGGCAGGAATTAAGAGAGCTGGGAATCAATTTCAATCTGGCTCCGGTACTGGATATTAATAACAACCCGGATAATCCGGTGATCGGTGTGAGAAGCTTTGGACCGGATAAGGCCGTGGTAACCGAATTTGGCTGTGCAATGGTGAAAGGATATTTAGATTCCGGAATCATGTGTTCGGTGAAGCATTTTCCGGGCCATGGCGATACGGCAGTGGATTCTCATCTTTCCCTGCCCAGCATCCGGAAATCCTATGAAGAGCTGGAGCAGGAGGAGCTGATCCCGTTTATAGAAGCCTTCCGGCGAGGAGCCACAGCCGTAACCCTGGCCCACATTTTGTTTCCCAAAATCGAAAAAGAAAATTTACCGGTAACCATGTCAGAAACCATGATCCGGGAAATCTTGAGAAACCGGCTGGGATTTGAAGGACTGGTGATTTCCGATTGCCTGGAAATGAATGCCATTAAAGAATACTTTAGTACTGCTTCCGGAGCCAAAAAGGCCATAATGGCAGGTGTGGATCTTGTATTCATTTCCCATACGGCAGGTCTTGCAGCGGAAGCGGCCAGGGAAATAGAGAGGGCAGTGGAAACCGGCGAGATTCCATTATCCCGGATAGATGATGCTGTGGATCGGATCCTGGCATACAAAAAAAGATATGCAGCGCCCAATGCAGTTGTGGGAAAGAAATCCCTTAAGGAACCGGGAGAGTTTGTAAAATCACTGTTTCGTGACAGCATACGGTTTACGAACCGGGAAAGGGGATATGGCCATCTTATAGGAGAAAATCCAGTATTTTTAAGCTGTTTTGCCTACCGTTCCACTTTGGCCTCCAGCCGTGTGATGGAGGATCTGCTGTTTGCTGTATATATGCAGGAAAGGTTTGGGGGAGATGCGTATTCTTTTTCCATAGATCCGGATTCAAGGGAAATAAACGAAATACTGGATAAGGTAAACGGTAAGGGATATACCAATCTTGTACTTGGCACTTACAATGGACATTTAAACCGTGGTCAGAGTTTCCTGGCAAAAGAACTGGAAAAGTTAAAGATACCGATGGCTATGGCGGCATTTCGAAATCCCTATGATCTGGATGAAGTCGGTGATGAGGTTGATAAAATTGCGGCTTATGAATACAGCAGACAATCCTTTGAGGTGGTGGTGCTTTTGTTTAAGCAGTGA
- a CDS encoding MBL fold metallo-hydrolase, with product MSDFRIKTCPVGQLGTNCYVIYRESLKKAVIVDPGADGAYILDLCRELSLIPEAIILTHGHFDHIMAVKDIKEAFPDVKIYAGKQEKEMLAEPSVNLSSSFGKACALHADGYEEDGAILSLAGMAFKVLFTPGHTSGSVCYLIESEDVLISGDTLFLESLGRTDFPTGSQSQILNSIKERLFVLPDDTLVYPGHGEATTIGHEKVYNPVALYRG from the coding sequence ATGAGTGATTTCAGAATAAAGACCTGTCCTGTGGGCCAGCTTGGAACCAATTGTTATGTAATATACCGGGAATCCCTTAAAAAAGCGGTAATCGTGGATCCGGGTGCAGACGGGGCATATATCCTGGATCTGTGCCGGGAGCTTTCCCTGATTCCGGAGGCGATTATCCTGACTCATGGGCATTTTGATCATATTATGGCGGTAAAAGATATCAAAGAGGCATTTCCCGATGTGAAAATTTATGCTGGAAAGCAGGAAAAAGAGATGCTGGCAGAACCGTCTGTCAATTTGTCTTCCTCCTTTGGTAAGGCTTGTGCGCTTCATGCAGACGGATATGAGGAGGATGGAGCCATCCTCTCCCTTGCAGGAATGGCCTTTAAGGTTTTGTTTACCCCAGGCCATACTTCAGGTTCGGTCTGTTATTTAATAGAGTCTGAAGATGTCCTCATAAGCGGGGACACACTCTTTTTGGAGTCTTTGGGAAGAACAGATTTTCCTACGGGAAGTCAGTCCCAGATCTTAAACTCCATAAAGGAGCGGCTTTTTGTCCTGCCTGACGATACTCTTGTTTATCCGGGCCATGGGGAGGCGACCACGATTGGTCATGAGAAAGTATACAACCCGGTGGCATTATACAGAGGATAG
- the hemZ gene encoding coproporphyrinogen dehydrogenase HemZ, producing MIGLILDDQSFEQDIRELLMAFYPGEGFVHKESPEEAYRLLVRGRTGEADFELAIQDFEKGIVSSSSTKVDFTDRFETKNRIKRMLYGMVQELTGIELPWGTLTGIRPTKIAMTKLLEGYTDGEVRRYMKDTYLTSDGKVDLSLEIARREMELISAIDYSRGYSLYVGIPFCPTTCLYCSFTSFPIGQWEKRMEEYLEALFKEMDYTAKKMAGRTLDTVYIGGGTPTSLSALHLDKLIRRMKTTFDFTTVKEFTVEAGRPDSITIEKLQVLKSHGVSRISINPQTMKQETLDIIGRRHTVDMVKDRYSMARSLGFDNINMDLIIGLPEEDMEDVTRTMEEIKALGPDGITVHSLAIKRAARLNMFKEKYGDLKITNTQEMIDLTASYARSMGQEPYYLYRQKNMAGNFENVGYSLPGKACIYNILIMEEKQTIIACGAGTTTKVIFPSENRLERVENVKDVEQYIARIDEMLERKEKMLAKLEM from the coding sequence ATGATAGGATTAATATTAGACGACCAGTCCTTTGAGCAGGATATCAGAGAGCTTTTAATGGCATTTTATCCGGGAGAGGGCTTCGTTCACAAGGAAAGCCCAGAAGAGGCATACCGTCTTCTTGTCCGGGGCAGGACAGGAGAGGCTGATTTTGAGCTGGCAATCCAGGATTTTGAGAAGGGCATTGTAAGTTCTTCATCCACTAAAGTGGATTTTACAGACCGCTTTGAAACCAAGAACCGGATTAAACGGATGCTATATGGCATGGTTCAGGAGCTTACAGGGATTGAGCTTCCCTGGGGTACCTTAACGGGAATCCGGCCTACCAAAATCGCCATGACAAAGCTTTTGGAAGGGTATACAGATGGCGAAGTCCGCAGATACATGAAGGATACCTATTTAACCAGTGACGGAAAAGTGGATTTAAGCCTGGAGATTGCCAGGCGGGAGATGGAACTCATTTCCGCCATTGATTACAGCCGCGGCTACAGCTTGTATGTAGGTATCCCCTTTTGCCCCACCACCTGCCTTTACTGCTCCTTCACATCTTTTCCCATCGGACAATGGGAAAAGCGCATGGAAGAGTATCTGGAAGCTTTATTTAAGGAAATGGATTATACGGCAAAGAAAATGGCAGGAAGGACCCTTGATACGGTTTATATCGGCGGAGGTACGCCTACCTCCCTTTCCGCCCTTCATCTGGATAAGCTGATTCGCAGGATGAAAACAACCTTTGATTTTACCACGGTAAAGGAATTTACCGTTGAGGCCGGACGCCCGGACAGCATTACCATAGAAAAGCTTCAGGTTCTAAAAAGCCATGGTGTGTCCCGTATATCCATTAATCCTCAGACCATGAAGCAGGAAACCCTGGATATCATCGGCCGGCGCCATACCGTAGACATGGTAAAGGACCGGTATTCCATGGCAAGGTCTTTGGGCTTTGACAATATCAACATGGATTTAATCATTGGCCTGCCGGAAGAGGATATGGAAGATGTGACCCGGACCATGGAGGAGATAAAGGCACTCGGGCCAGATGGCATTACCGTTCATTCCCTTGCCATCAAGCGTGCGGCCCGCCTTAATATGTTTAAGGAAAAGTACGGGGATTTAAAGATCACCAATACTCAGGAAATGATCGATTTGACTGCCTCCTATGCCAGAAGCATGGGGCAGGAGCCCTATTACCTTTACCGTCAGAAAAACATGGCCGGAAACTTTGAAAACGTCGGCTATTCTCTTCCAGGCAAAGCCTGCATCTATAATATTTTAATTATGGAAGAAAAGCAGACCATTATAGCCTGCGGGGCAGGAACTACCACAAAGGTGATATTCCCATCTGAAAACCGTCTGGAGCGGGTGGAAAATGTCAAGGATGTGGAACAGTATATTGCAAGAATCGACGAAATGCTGGAAAGAAAAGAAAAAATGCTTGCAAAATTGGAAATGTAA